A genomic stretch from Corynebacterium faecale includes:
- the ppk2 gene encoding polyphosphate kinase 2, whose amino-acid sequence MAETTENDLPVIDLAQTDGYIVDDSDEDDPILLRPDGTSIETWRENYPYEERMTREEYERIKRGLQIELLKWQNWTKETGQRHIILFEGRDAAGKGGSIKRFNEHLNPRGARTVALEKPSPRESTSWYFQRYIQHFPAAGEIVFFDRSWYNRSGVERVMGFCTESQHAEFLREVPMLENMLLGSGISLTKLWFSVTRKEQRTRFAIRQVDPVRQWKLSPMDLASLDKWDDYTRAKEEQFRYTDTDESPWITIKSNDKKRARINAMRYVLSKFDYTDKDYDVVGEPDPKIVLRGRDQIGD is encoded by the coding sequence ATGGCTGAAACCACTGAGAATGATCTTCCCGTCATCGACCTCGCCCAGACCGACGGGTACATCGTAGACGACTCCGACGAGGATGATCCGATACTCCTGCGGCCAGATGGCACGTCCATTGAAACGTGGCGTGAGAATTACCCTTATGAAGAGCGTATGACCCGTGAGGAATACGAGCGGATTAAACGCGGCCTTCAGATCGAACTGCTGAAGTGGCAGAACTGGACCAAGGAAACCGGCCAGCGCCACATCATTTTGTTTGAGGGCCGTGACGCCGCCGGCAAGGGCGGCAGCATCAAGCGCTTCAATGAGCACCTCAACCCCCGTGGTGCCCGCACCGTGGCGTTGGAAAAGCCTTCCCCACGGGAATCCACCTCCTGGTACTTCCAGCGTTATATCCAGCATTTCCCTGCTGCCGGTGAAATCGTCTTCTTCGACCGCTCCTGGTACAACCGCTCCGGTGTAGAGCGTGTCATGGGCTTCTGCACCGAATCACAGCACGCGGAGTTCCTGCGTGAGGTCCCCATGTTGGAGAACATGCTCCTGGGTTCAGGAATCTCCCTGACCAAGCTGTGGTTCTCCGTGACGCGTAAGGAACAGCGCACCCGTTTCGCCATCCGCCAGGTGGACCCGGTGCGTCAGTGGAAGTTGTCTCCGATGGATCTGGCCTCCCTGGATAAGTGGGATGACTACACCCGCGCAAAGGAAGAGCAGTTCCGGTACACCGACACCGATGAGTCCCCCTGGATCACCATCAAGTCGAATGACAAGAAGCGCGCCCGCATCAATGCCATGCGTTATGTCCTGTCCAAGTTCGATTACACCGACAAGGACTATGACGTGGTGGGGGAACCAGATCCTAAGATCGTCCTCCGTGGGCGTGACCAGATCGGTGACTAG
- a CDS encoding PorA family porin, which yields MQDVTDFLTNVSELSSTGLFGSVFAILKTAGDWADNVAKLLGLLG from the coding sequence ATGCAGGATGTAACTGACTTCCTCACCAACGTTTCCGAGCTTTCCTCCACCGGCCTTTTCGGCTCCGTCTTCGCAATCCTGAAGACCGCTGGTGACTGGGCTGACAACGTAGCTAAGCTGCTGGGTCTGCTGGGCTAA
- the groL gene encoding chaperonin GroEL (60 kDa chaperone family; promotes refolding of misfolded polypeptides especially under stressful conditions; forms two stacked rings of heptamers to form a barrel-shaped 14mer; ends can be capped by GroES; misfolded proteins enter the barrel where they are refolded when GroES binds), translating to MAKIIAFDEEARRGLEKGLNTLADAVKVTLGPKGRNVVLEKAWGAPTITNDGVTIAREIELEDPYEKIGAELVKEVAKKTDDVAGDGTTTATVLAQALVKEGLRNVAAGSNPMGIKRGIEQAVAKVTDKLLESAKEVETEEQIAATAGISAADPAIGAQIAKAMYAVGGGKLNKDSVITVEESNTFGVELEVTEGMRFDKGYISGYFATDMERLEAILEDPYILLVSGKISNIKDLLPLLEKVMQSGKPLLIISEDVEGEALSTLVVNKIRGTFKSVAVKAPGFGDRRKAQLQDIAVLTGGQVISEEVGLSLETADLPLLGQARKVVVTKDDTTIVDGAGSEEQIEGRVAQIRAEIENSDSDYDREKLNERLAKLAGGVAVLKVGAATEVELKERKHRIEDAVRNAKAAVEEGIVAGGGVALIQAAHVLDDDLGLTGDEATGVRIVRGALNAPLKQIAANAGLEAGVVADKVSRLPEGEGLNAATGEYVDLMAAGINDPVKVTRSALQNAASIAALFLTTEAVVADKPQPAAPAMPGADEMGGMGGF from the coding sequence ATGGCAAAGATCATCGCCTTTGATGAAGAAGCACGTCGTGGTCTTGAAAAGGGCCTGAACACCCTGGCAGATGCCGTCAAGGTCACCCTCGGCCCAAAGGGTCGTAACGTCGTTCTGGAGAAGGCATGGGGCGCCCCCACCATCACCAATGATGGTGTCACCATCGCTCGTGAAATCGAGCTGGAAGACCCGTACGAGAAGATCGGCGCAGAGCTGGTCAAGGAAGTCGCCAAGAAGACCGATGATGTCGCAGGCGACGGCACCACCACCGCAACCGTCCTGGCCCAGGCACTGGTGAAGGAAGGCCTGCGCAACGTTGCCGCAGGTTCCAACCCGATGGGCATCAAGCGCGGTATCGAGCAGGCTGTTGCCAAGGTTACTGACAAGCTGCTGGAATCCGCCAAGGAAGTTGAAACCGAGGAGCAGATCGCTGCTACCGCAGGCATCTCCGCGGCTGACCCGGCCATCGGTGCTCAGATCGCCAAGGCCATGTACGCAGTGGGCGGCGGCAAGCTGAACAAGGATTCCGTCATCACCGTCGAAGAGTCCAACACCTTCGGTGTTGAGCTTGAGGTCACTGAGGGTATGCGCTTCGACAAGGGCTACATCTCCGGTTACTTCGCCACCGACATGGAGCGCCTTGAGGCTATCCTCGAGGATCCGTACATCCTGCTGGTTTCCGGCAAGATCTCCAACATCAAGGATCTTCTGCCACTGCTGGAGAAGGTCATGCAGTCCGGTAAGCCACTGCTGATCATCTCTGAGGATGTTGAGGGCGAGGCTCTGTCCACCCTCGTTGTGAACAAGATCCGTGGCACCTTCAAGTCTGTTGCTGTCAAGGCTCCGGGCTTCGGTGACCGTCGTAAGGCACAGCTGCAGGACATCGCTGTCCTCACCGGCGGCCAGGTCATCTCCGAGGAGGTCGGACTCTCCCTGGAGACCGCTGATCTGCCACTGCTCGGCCAGGCTCGCAAGGTTGTTGTGACCAAGGACGACACCACCATCGTTGATGGTGCAGGTTCCGAGGAGCAGATCGAGGGCCGCGTTGCCCAGATCCGTGCTGAGATCGAGAACTCCGATTCCGATTATGACCGTGAGAAGCTCAACGAGCGTCTGGCCAAGCTGGCCGGCGGCGTCGCAGTGCTCAAGGTTGGTGCAGCCACCGAGGTTGAGCTGAAGGAGCGCAAGCACCGCATCGAGGATGCTGTCCGTAACGCCAAGGCTGCTGTGGAAGAGGGCATCGTCGCCGGCGGCGGTGTCGCACTGATCCAGGCTGCTCACGTCCTGGATGATGACCTCGGCCTGACCGGCGATGAGGCAACCGGCGTCCGCATCGTTCGCGGCGCCCTGAACGCCCCACTGAAGCAGATCGCAGCCAACGCTGGCCTCGAAGCTGGCGTGGTCGCTGACAAGGTCTCCCGTCTGCCTGAGGGCGAAGGCCTGAACGCTGCAACCGGTGAGTACGTTGACCTCATGGCCGCGGGTATCAATGACCCAGTCAAGGTCACCCGTTCCGCGCTGCAGAACGCTGCCTCCATCGCAGCGCTGTTCCTGACCACTGAGGCTGTCGTTGCCGACAAGCCACAGCCGGCAGCTCCAGCAATGCCTGGCGCTGACGAGATGGGTGGCATGGGCGGCTTCTAA